A DNA window from Bdellovibrio sp. BCCA contains the following coding sequences:
- the pbpC gene encoding penicillin-binding protein 1C: protein MDGERVKKKNFICSLAAILGGGALCVGAFFQTNPAIESFENVKSSYRSSELFLLDRDGKPLHQWRQNTRERTFMWSALKDISPAMISAVLKSEDQNFYEHSGADSKALIASLYQRLFKNSSRGGSTITMQVLKLTTTDKKVYQGVTGKLRQIVAAYKLESQWTKEQILEAYLNLVPFRGEYRGLSSISWTLFDKRPQGLTLKEATLLSVLIRSPNAKPPEWAQRACWQEPSLCAEFQASIAELVQKSAAPLSQQYALHLAQKLSSTGAHGEVITSLQKDLQVYAQEIIASQLRSLESQNVHNAAVLVIENKTGQVWAYISSEGSDKKSSYVDGIQALRQAGSTLKPFLYATAFEKNLLHAESWIEDSAVDIVFDRGVYKPQNHDRQFYGWVKVKTALASSLNVPAVKVFKLLNDDSFWSKLKDMNFRELKEPDHYGPALALGVADVTLEDLTQAYRTLAQKGVYSPLRFDLKTDSTNEKRIFTEESAKEVAQIISQSENRALGFGLDSALSLQGASVKTGTSKDMRDNWCVGFNSRFTVGVWVGNFSGEPMWNVMGISGAAPIWKKVMEWLYEKYPDTEVSLAPVAQNKTNKAPQVYPNARIVYPQDGMVLALDPAIPSVNQKMPLLVEGPKAHTLHWKIDGKSKVSAHQAYLWTPSLGKHTFELYQDNELKGSVQVLVK, encoded by the coding sequence ATGGACGGTGAAAGAGTGAAGAAAAAAAATTTCATTTGTTCATTAGCAGCTATTTTAGGGGGAGGCGCTCTTTGTGTGGGCGCGTTCTTCCAGACCAATCCTGCAATTGAATCGTTTGAAAATGTAAAATCGTCGTACCGAAGTTCCGAATTGTTTCTTTTAGATCGAGACGGAAAACCTTTACATCAGTGGCGGCAAAATACCCGTGAACGTACTTTTATGTGGAGTGCGCTTAAGGATATTTCTCCGGCAATGATTTCGGCTGTTTTGAAATCCGAAGATCAGAATTTTTATGAGCACAGTGGTGCCGATAGCAAAGCTTTGATTGCAAGCTTATACCAACGCCTTTTCAAAAATTCATCTCGTGGAGGCAGTACGATCACGATGCAGGTACTTAAGCTCACCACGACAGATAAAAAAGTCTATCAGGGTGTTACGGGAAAGCTCAGACAAATTGTCGCTGCTTACAAGCTAGAGTCACAATGGACAAAAGAGCAAATTCTTGAAGCGTATTTAAATTTAGTCCCTTTCCGAGGCGAATACCGCGGACTGAGCAGTATTTCGTGGACGCTTTTTGATAAAAGACCTCAGGGTTTAACTTTAAAAGAGGCAACACTTCTTTCTGTTTTAATTCGCTCACCGAATGCAAAGCCCCCAGAGTGGGCGCAAAGAGCTTGCTGGCAAGAGCCTTCGTTATGCGCAGAATTTCAAGCTAGCATAGCAGAGCTGGTGCAAAAATCCGCGGCCCCGCTTTCACAGCAGTACGCTTTGCATTTAGCACAGAAACTCAGCTCAACAGGTGCGCACGGCGAAGTTATCACGAGTCTACAAAAAGATTTGCAAGTTTATGCTCAAGAAATCATAGCATCACAGCTCCGCAGTCTTGAAAGTCAAAACGTACACAACGCTGCCGTTCTGGTGATTGAAAATAAAACGGGTCAAGTGTGGGCATACATCAGCAGCGAGGGAAGTGATAAGAAATCTTCTTATGTCGATGGAATTCAAGCTCTTCGTCAGGCGGGGTCGACGCTCAAACCGTTCTTGTATGCGACAGCGTTTGAAAAAAATCTTCTCCATGCTGAGTCTTGGATTGAGGATTCCGCAGTGGATATTGTTTTTGATCGGGGAGTTTACAAGCCACAAAATCACGACAGACAGTTTTACGGTTGGGTGAAAGTAAAAACGGCCTTGGCGTCTTCGCTTAATGTTCCGGCCGTGAAAGTGTTTAAGCTTCTTAATGACGATTCTTTTTGGTCCAAACTTAAAGACATGAACTTTCGTGAGCTTAAAGAGCCAGACCATTATGGACCCGCATTGGCTCTCGGTGTGGCTGATGTGACATTGGAAGATCTCACACAAGCTTATAGAACTTTGGCGCAAAAAGGGGTTTATTCTCCTTTGCGTTTTGATTTAAAAACAGACAGCACAAACGAGAAAAGAATATTCACCGAAGAAAGTGCCAAAGAAGTGGCGCAGATTATTTCACAAAGTGAAAACCGCGCTTTGGGATTTGGTTTAGATTCTGCCTTGTCACTGCAAGGGGCGTCGGTAAAAACAGGCACAAGCAAAGACATGCGTGACAACTGGTGTGTCGGTTTTAATTCGCGCTTCACCGTCGGTGTTTGGGTTGGCAATTTCTCAGGTGAGCCGATGTGGAATGTAATGGGTATTAGCGGCGCTGCGCCCATCTGGAAAAAAGTGATGGAGTGGCTTTACGAAAAGTATCCAGATACGGAAGTTTCACTTGCTCCTGTTGCGCAAAATAAAACAAATAAGGCACCTCAAGTGTATCCAAATGCGCGTATCGTTTATCCGCAAGATGGCATGGTGCTCGCTTTAGATCCGGCGATTCCGTCTGTGAATCAAAAGATGCCTCTTTTGGTTGAGGGTCCCAAAGCACACACGCTTCACTGGAAAATTGATGGCAAAAGCAAAGTCTCGGCCCATCAAGCGTATCTGTGGACGCCTTCGCTTGGAAAACACACCTTTGAGCTCTATCAAGACAATGAGCTCAAAGGATCTGTTCAAGTT